In the genome of Chromatiales bacterium 21-64-14, the window TTTCGCGGTGCCCGCGTTTGCCACCGCCTGGAGGCTGCAAGACGCAAGCGCCCGCTCATCGTGAGGTGGGAGCCGCCAAGTCAGGGTATAAAAGTAAGCGCCAGACCCTTATTTGCTCAATCGCCGTCGAATGGATGACGGATCGGCGTGGTGCGGTGTGCTGCACGTACATACTGCGCCGGCCAGGATACGTCGTGACCGCCCAGTTGGTCAGCGGCATGCAACGGCCAATACGGGTCACGCAGGAATTCCCGCGCCATCAGGATCAGATCGGCCTGACCGGTATGCAGGATGTGTTCGGCCTGTGTCGGATGCGTGATCATGCCGACGGTGGCGCTGGCGATGCCGGCCTCACGCCGTACGCGCTCGGCAAATGGCGCCTGGTATCCCGGCCCGACTGGAATCGCGGCGTTCGCCACAGTGCCTCCGGACGATACGTCGATCACGTCCACGCCGAGCGTCTTCAGGCGGCGTGCCAGTTCCACGGTCTCATCCGCGTTCCAGCCAGCTTCGGCCCAGTCGGTTGCCGACAGCCGCACGAACAACGGCAGGTCCTGCGGCCAGGTATCGCGTACCGCCGTGGTCACCTCCAGCAACAGGCGGATGCGGTTGTCGAAGCTGCCGCCGTAGCCATCGCGACGCTGATTGGAGAGCGGCGAGAGGAATTGATGCAGCAGGTAACCATGCGCCGCGTGCACCTCAGCGACCTGGAAACCGGCTCGCAGCGCGCGTTCCGCGGCACGCACGAAGGCCTGTATGACCTTGCTGATCCCCCCGTCATCGAGCGCGTTGGGAATCGTGTGTTGCGGATCAAACGCTAGCGCCGACGGTGCCACCGGGATCCAGCCGCCCTCGCCGACGGATGCCGATCCGTGCTTGCCGGACCAGGGCGTCCAGGTGCTGGCCTTGCGTCCGGCATGGGCCAACTGGATGCCCGCCGCCGCGCCCTGCGAGGCGATGAAACGGCTGATCCTGCGCAATGGCTCGATATGTTCGTCGGACCAGATCCCCAGATCTTCCGCGGTGATCCGGCCTTCCGGCAGCACCGCGCTCGCCTCGGTCATCACTAGCCCCGCGCCGCCCACGGCACGGCTGCCCAGATGGACCAGGTGCCAGTCATTGGCCAGCCCGTCCGTGGAAGAATATTGGCACATCGGCGACACCACGATGCGGTTGGGTAACGTCAGCTTGCGCAGGGTCAGGGGCTCGAAAAGCCGGCTCATGGCATAAACTCCTTGGATATTTGTAGATCCTTATTCATGATGAAAAAAGCCCCGCGCAGATTTTGTCCATCGTCGCGACGCGGGTGACTTCATCTGGGTGCCCGTGCTACGTAGCGTTACATGCGACGGGCCCGGCGGAACACATCGTAAGATGTCCCGCTGCCGACGCGTAGCGCCTCCAGTTTATCCGTGCGAACGCTGTTTTGCTCAATGGTGTTCATCCCTACCACCTGTTCGTGACCGGCCTAGGGGTTATGTTTATCGCATCGGGTATGATTGGCTACCGCTATATTGACCGCTGCCGATTCCAATCCCAAGCGGGCGGGCGACAGGAAGGCGGATTAGCGAAGTCGAGCCATACACTATAGGGTTGACCCAGTGCGTGGGTGATGGGGCTATCACTCAGAGGCCTCAGTGCGGATGTGTTCCGCAAGCAACGTCACGAAGCGCTGACGGTGGGTGCAGTAGTCTGGGGCTTCCAGGTCGCCGGTGCGCGCCGTCTCCCCGAGTTGATGAACGATCCGGGCCAAGGCGCTTTCTTGGAGGGTGTGGGCTTCGAGGTAAGGGGCCACGAGGGTTGACAGGTGCGCGGCGAGCTGCTCGGTAAGTGGTGTATCGCTGCCCAGCAACACCACGCGTGCTTGCCATTGCAGAAAACCCGCCAGCACCGCCAGGGCCGAGCGCGGTCGCCGCGGATCGGATCGCACCCACGGCAGGTGGGCCTTGGCCCAGCGCGGGATATCTTCGGCCGGTAACGGTGGCGAAATACCGAAGCCCTGACCAAAATCGGCACCCAGGGTCGCGACCGCCTCGATCAGGGACGCGTCCGCCAGCCCCTCCACCACGACCCGGGCGCCTAACGCGTGGGCCAGCGCGGTGAGTTGGCCGATGAGGTTGAGCAGCCGGGTGGGATCTTCCCGTCCGGGTAGCACCAGGGATTTGTCGATCTTTACCACATCGAAGGGGAGCTCCCGGAGCCGGGAAAGGTTGCTGTAGCCAGTACCCAGGTCGTCCTCGGCGAATTCCACCCCGAGGGCGCGGTACGGGGCGATATGTTCGACCAGCGGTCGATCGGCGCGCGCGAACTCCTTGGTTTCGAGCACCTCGAGGGAGAGGTGACAGCCTTCGGGCAAAGGATGATCGGCCAGGGCCTCCCGCGTGACCTCGAGATAGCGGCGATCGAGCAGGCCCTCCGGGGGCAGGTTGACCGACACACCCACCGACAGGCCTTCGCGGGCCCAGCTGCGGCTCGCGTCCAGCGCTGTAACCAAGCCGAGACGAAACAGCTCGAAGAGATCCTCGGCGACGAAGGCCGGGAGGAACCGGGCCGGCGGAATCAATTCCTCACCATGCCGCAGACGGGCCAGGGCCTCCATCTTGACCACATGGCCCGTCCTGAGGTTGACGACGGGTTGGTAGTGCATGACCAGGCCGCCGTTCCGGAGCAGAACGCGATAGTGCAGACGCTCGGGAAGCGCCTGTACCTGCGTGCGGCCGGCTTCGGCTTCGATACGGGTAATGCCCAGCGACAGGGTGCGCTCGAGGTGTTCGAGCAGAGCGCGCTGGCCAGCGGTGTTCAGTCCACCGGGGAACGGCGAAAAGAGCAGCAGGATCGCCTCCGTCTGCCCGCCGACGCCTGATAGAGGCACGGAGGCGACGGAGCACACGCCGGCGTCCAGGGCAAGGTCGCGCCACGGGGAGACATCGGGATCGGTCGCGAAGTGGATGTTGCGCTGTATCGTGTGGGTGCGCCAGCTCTGTGGTCCGATGCCCCGGCCTCCGGGGAACGAGGGGTCGGTCGCGATCGGCGGTACCGCCCCCGACTGGACCGCTTCGAGGTAGCGCAGGCACGCATCGCCGGCGATGGCCTCAGGCAGAAAGATGGACTGCTCGTTTGGGCGGGCAATGGCGGCCGCGACGACCTCCTGGAGTTCCACCACGGCCTGCACGGCCCCTTCGATGAGATCCGCGTAGCGCTCGCTCGTCCAGGCGAGCGTGTCAATGCGTGTTCGGACCTGTTCGCGCGCACGGGCCACCTGTTCGTAACCCGCCGCCTGAAATTCAGCGTCCGCAGTGAGCCGTTGATCGAGTATCGGCAGCGCGAGATGTGCCCGCAAGACGCCGCTCCCCGCGATCGACCGTAAACGAGCCAGCCACAGACTGTAGACGTTGATCAACCAGCCTTGGTCCACCCCCATGATGCAGTGGACGCAGCCAGCGCGCTCGGCGGCCACGCGGTGGCGGAGTTCGCTGAGTTCCGGATCAGAGATCATCCGAAAGTGCGCGGCCAGGTTATCTTCAATGCGGGCCGATTCCACCGCGGTGAGTTTCCCGAGGATCTCGGCCGCCCCCGGGTTGGTGGCGATGTGGTCGCGAAAGGCCCGGATCAGGTCCTCCGTCGAGCGTGCCAGGACTTCGCGCAGTGGAATAAGCAGGCGTGCCGCCGTCTCTCCGTACAGGGGCACGGATTCCGTTGCCGGGTGGGGCAGCACTCGTTGCCTGTTCAAGGCCGGTGCGTGGTCTTCGCCAGGCAGGCTCCACCAAGTCGTGCGTGTCCCTTTTCGGGCCTTGGCCTGATAGAGCGCCCGGTCGGCCAAGCGCAGCAGTTCGCCCGGCGAATCCTGCTCGCACAACGGATAGATCACGAGGCCCAGGCTTGCGCCCACCCGAACGGTGAGGTCGTCTATCGGCAGCGGGGCGGTCAGACGGGCGTCCACGCGCTCGAGTAGGGGTTCCAGATCATCGAGGTCTTCGAGATCTTCGAAAATCAGGAGAAATTCGTCTCCCCCCATGCGTGCGACGAAGTCATTGGATCGCGAGGTGTCCCTGAGTCGTTCGGCGAGTTCCCTGAGCACCTTGTCGCCCATGGTGTGTCCGTAGGTGTCGTTGACGGGCTTGAAGTCGTCCAGGTCCAACAGGCCGATCGCAAGAAGCCGCTTGTGGCGCGCGCTGCGGTTCAGTGCGCCCTCGAGCTGTGCTTCCATGGCGCGGCGGTTGGGCAGGCCGGTCAGGTGATCGGTGAGCGCCAGATTCAGGCGATGGAGGGTCATGCCGGCCACGAGTGCGACATGTTCGAGGACTTGATGCCAAGGGTGCGTTGAAAAGCGGTCCGGCTCATGGCTGTAAAGTAGCAGGACGCCTACGGGTCCTTCGGGCCCTGCGAGCGGGACCGCACTGGTCGAGCGCCAACCGGCCAAAGCGCCGGCTTCCCTCCAGGGTGCCATTTCCGGGGACCTATCCCAGTCAGCGGTGGTCTGAATCGTGCCGGTGCGCCACGCTCGCCCCGCCGGGCCCTCGGCGCTGGGCCCGGTGTCGGCGCGGATCGTGACTGCACGGAGGTACTCCGCGACACCGGCGCCCCCCCATGCGCAATATCGCATGTGCCCCTCGGCGTCCGGGCGCCCGGACCAAGCGCCGTCAACCCCGCTTGCAAGCACCCAGTCCACCAGGACCTGATCGAGCGCTTCCCGGCTCTCGACCCGCAGCAGACGGCGGCCGAGGTCGATAAGCGTGGTGAGCGGTTCGATCATGTGCGCAGTTTACATGGGCGGCCGGGCTGGCCGTTCCAGGGGCTCAACCGGGCATACGTGGGCTAGGGCCCGACGTGGAAACGGCCGCGGGCAGCGCATCCCAGCGTCCCGGTTCCGGGACCCAAACCCTGGTTTCCGGGCGTCGAACTTCCCACGCTTCCACCGACATCACGGTGCTCCCGTTATCCTGGGGGATGTTACTCGAAATAATAGACTATTTTTGATGGCTGCCGGGCGTGCTGGTAGCAATACCATCGCCCGGTTTGACGTGCCTCCACGGTGTCCCGTCTGCCGCTCATCCTTTGAGGCAGGTCGAAATCGTGGCCCCACTACCGCTGATGCGAACAGCGACTGAAAACTGGCGCGGCCCCGAGACGATGCTCAATGGTGAGTATTCACACCAGACAAAGATGCCGTGGGGCGCGCTGGGTGCGTCGAACCTCTGCCGCCGGGGCATGCTGTGTTGACTCGTGTGTAAAATGATGCCTATGCTGCCTATGCCTCTACAAATTTGCCGCGGCAGCGGCCTCATCAAGGGGGACTTCTCCATGCGCAACCGAACCATGGCAATCGCAATTTTGGCGCTCGCACCGTTGGCAGTCGCGCACGCCGATCCGGACGCCGGCTGCGGCGCCGGCACAAAGATCTGGGCCGGTCAGAGCGGTACACCGTACAAGCTGCTTGCGGCGACCACCAATGGATCGTTCGGCAACCAGACCTTCGGCATCAGTTCCGGTACGCTGGGCTGCAGCCAGAACGGTGTTGTCACCGCCTCGGCACGCATTCCGCTGTTCGCCAAGGCCAACCTCGACCAATTGTCTGGCGATATGGCCGCCGGTCACGGTGCGGCGCTCACTGCGCTGGCCTCGCTGTATCGCGTGGCCAATGCAGACCGCCCGGCGTTCTACGCGCTGACCCAGAAGAACTACGCCAAGTTGTTCCCGAGCAGCGCCACGACCTCCAACGACATGGTATCCACGCTCGATACACTTCTGAAATCCGACGCGCGCCTGGCGCGCTACGCGGCCTGATCCCGGACCGCTGTCACAGGGCGGCAGCGTTGCGCGCTGCTGCCCTTTTTTGTGGACCAACGATCGCCGCAATTCTGCTGTTGGCGCTCGGGCTGACGGCCGCGCCGCGGCGCGCTATCGCCGCGAACGATCACGCGCCCTACCTGATTGCGCTGCAGCGTCGCGCTGCCGCGCTAGGACTGGCGCGGCGACCGGAATGGCTGCGCCTGCTGCACATGGAACCGGGATCCTTGGGCGCCCTCGAAAGCCAGATCTCCGACCCGCTCTTCTTCCTCGCGAAGCGTGGCCGCCGCAACCCGCAGGCGGAGCTAAATGCCACATTGGCAGGCTTTTTCGGCCATCCGTCCGTGGCGGGCGAGAGTGTCGCGTGCCGCTTCCATGCGCGCTACGAGTGGCTCGATACACAGCTCCACTTCAATCCGCAGGGGCTTCCGCCGCCGTCCTGCCCAGCCCTTACTGACTGGCTCAAGGCGCTCGACGTGGGCCGGATCTACGTCGTGTTCGCCGCCAACGATCTCGATAGTCCAGCCTCGATGTTTGGACACACGCTACTGCGTGTTGATCAGAAAACGGAGGTGCCTGGCGAGCGCTATCTGGCCTATGCGGTGAACTACGCTGCTCAGACCGGCACCGTCAACG includes:
- a CDS encoding oxidoreductase; translation: MSRLFEPLTLRKLTLPNRIVVSPMCQYSSTDGLANDWHLVHLGSRAVGGAGLVMTEASAVLPEGRITAEDLGIWSDEHIEPLRRISRFIASQGAAAGIQLAHAGRKASTWTPWSGKHGSASVGEGGWIPVAPSALAFDPQHTIPNALDDGGISKVIQAFVRAAERALRAGFQVAEVHAAHGYLLHQFLSPLSNQRRDGYGGSFDNRIRLLLEVTTAVRDTWPQDLPLFVRLSATDWAEAGWNADETVELARRLKTLGVDVIDVSSGGTVANAAIPVGPGYQAPFAERVRREAGIASATVGMITHPTQAEHILHTGQADLILMAREFLRDPYWPLHAADQLGGHDVSWPAQYVRAAHRTTPIRHPFDGD